A genome region from Neisseria meningitidis includes the following:
- the dnaX gene encoding DNA polymerase III subunit gamma/tau: MAYQVLARKWRPKTFADLVGQEHVVKALQNALDEGRLHHAYLLTGTRGVGKTTIARILAKSLNCENAQHGEPCGVCQSCTQIDAGRYVDLLEIDAASNTGIDNIREVLENAQYAPTAGKYKVYIIDEVHMLSKSAFNAMLKTLEEPPEHVKFILATTDPHKVPVTVLSRCLQFVLRNMTAQQVADHLAHVLDSEKITYAPPALQLLGRAAAGSMRDALSLLDQAIALGSGKVAENDVRQMIGAVDKQYLYELLTGIINQDGAALLAKAQEMAACAVGFDNALGELAILLQHLALIQAVPNALAHDDPDSDILHRLAQTISGEQIQLYYQIAVHGKRDLGLAPDEYAGFMMTLLRMLAFAPLAAASCDANAVIENTELQSPSAQTAEKETAAKKPQPHPEAETTQTPVQTASEAETSPDNQVSKNKAADNETETSLSEVPSENPIQATPNDEAVETEAFAHEAPAEPFYGYGFPDNDCPPEDGAEIPPPDWEHAAPADAEEENNADEGSNDENNTPSAPPPEFSTENWAAIVRHFARKLGAAQMPAQHSAWTEYHPDTGLMVLAMTAEARATADKKRLDKIRDTLAQAYGLQLTLQTQDWHDESGRETPAMQDKRVQAEDRQKAQALLEADPAAQKILQAFGAQWQPESLELAANRP, from the coding sequence ATGGCCTATCAAGTTCTCGCCCGAAAATGGCGGCCCAAAACCTTTGCCGACTTAGTCGGTCAGGAACACGTCGTCAAAGCCCTGCAAAATGCCTTGGACGAAGGCAGGCTGCACCACGCCTACCTGCTGACCGGTACGCGCGGCGTGGGCAAAACCACCATCGCCCGCATCCTTGCCAAAAGCCTCAACTGCGAAAACGCGCAACACGGCGAACCTTGCGGCGTGTGCCAAAGCTGCACCCAAATCGATGCCGGACGCTATGTAGATTTATTGGAAATCGATGCCGCTTCCAACACAGGCATCGACAACATCCGCGAAGTATTGGAAAACGCCCAATACGCGCCGACCGCCGGCAAATACAAAGTCTATATCATCGACGAAGTGCATATGCTTTCCAAAAGCGCGTTCAACGCTATGCTCAAAACGCTGGAAGAGCCACCCGAACACGTCAAATTCATCCTTGCCACGACCGATCCGCACAAAGTCCCCGTTACCGTCTTGAGCCGCTGCCTGCAATTTGTCTTACGCAATATGACCGCGCAGCAGGTTGCCGACCACCTCGCCCACGTCCTCGACAGCGAAAAAATCACCTACGCCCCCCCCGCCCTGCAACTTTTGGGACGCGCCGCCGCCGGATCGATGCGCGATGCCTTGAGCCTGCTCGACCAAGCCATCGCCCTAGGTTCGGGCAAAGTTGCCGAAAACGATGTCCGCCAAATGATCGGCGCGGTTGACAAACAATACCTTTACGAACTGCTGACAGGCATCATCAACCAAGACGGCGCAGCCCTGCTCGCCAAAGCGCAGGAAATGGCGGCGTGTGCCGTCGGCTTTGACAACGCCTTGGGCGAACTCGCCATACTGCTGCAACACCTCGCCCTGATACAGGCAGTGCCGAATGCCTTGGCGCACGACGACCCCGATTCCGATATTTTGCACCGCCTCGCCCAAACCATAAGCGGCGAACAAATCCAGCTTTACTACCAAATCGCCGTCCACGGCAAACGCGACCTGGGCCTCGCCCCCGACGAATACGCCGGCTTTATGATGACCCTGCTGCGTATGCTGGCGTTTGCGCCCTTGGCAGCAGCATCGTGTGATGCAAACGCCGTGATTGAAAATACCGAACTTCAATCCCCATCGGCACAAACCGCCGAAAAGGAAACCGCCGCAAAAAAGCCCCAACCGCACCCTGAAGCGGAAACCACCCAAACGCCCGTTCAGACGGCATCCGAAGCCGAAACATCGCCTGACAATCAAGTTTCCAAGAACAAGGCAGCCGACAACGAAACCGAGACTTCCTTGTCCGAAGTGCCGTCTGAAAACCCCATTCAGGCAACACCGAATGATGAAGCCGTTGAAACGGAAGCATTTGCGCACGAAGCCCCTGCAGAACCTTTCTACGGTTACGGCTTTCCGGATAATGACTGCCCCCCGGAAGACGGCGCAGAAATCCCGCCGCCGGATTGGGAACACGCCGCCCCTGCCGATGCGGAAGAAGAAAACAACGCCGACGAAGGCAGCAACGACGAAAACAACACGCCGTCCGCCCCGCCGCCCGAGTTTTCCACCGAAAACTGGGCAGCCATCGTCCGGCATTTCGCCCGCAAACTCGGCGCGGCGCAAATGCCGGCGCAACACTCCGCGTGGACGGAATACCATCCCGACACCGGCCTGATGGTTTTGGCAATGACCGCCGAAGCACGCGCCACCGCCGACAAAAAACGCCTCGACAAAATCCGCGACACCCTTGCCCAAGCCTACGGGCTGCAACTCACCCTGCAAACCCAAGACTGGCACGACGAATCCGGCAGAGAAACCCCCGCAATGCAGGACAAGCGCGTCCAAGCCGAAGACAGGCAAAAAGCACAAGCATTGCTCGAAGCCGACCCCGCCGCACAAAAAATCCTCCAAGCATTCGGCGCGCAATGGCAGCCCGAATCACTGGAATTGGCGGCAAACCGGCCATAA
- the mutL gene encoding DNA mismatch repair endonuclease MutL, translated as MPRIAALPDHLVNQIAAGEVVERPANALKEIVENSIDAGATAIDVELDGGGIRLIHVSDNGGGIHPDDIELALHRHATSKIKTLNDLEHVASMGFRGEGLASIASVSRLTLTSRQEDSSHATQVKAEDGKLSSPTAATHPVGTTIEAAELFFNTPARRKFLKSENTEYAHCATMLERLALAHPHIAFSLKRDGKQVFKLPAQSLHERIAAIVGDDFQTASLEIDSGSGALRLYGAIAKPTFAKGKTDKQYCFVNHRFVRDKVMLHAVKQAYRDVLHNALTPAFVLFLDLPPEAVDVNVHPTKTEIRFRDSQQVHQLVFHTLNKALADTRANLTESVGNAGEVLHDITGVVSTPMPSENDSENLFDSVSNYPTGNKSDTHNAFGSSGKTAPMPYQSAYAPQQRSLSLRESRAAMNTYAELYKKTDDIDLELSRFEQARFGNMPSETPAPQTDTPLSDGILSQSELPPLGFAIAQLLGIYILAQAEDSLLLIDMHAAAERVNYEKMKRQRQENGRLQSQRLLIPVTFAASHEECAALADHADALAGFGLELSDMGGNTLAVRTVPAMLGKADVVSLAKDVLGELAQVGSSQTIEEHENRILATMSCHGSVRAGRRLTLPEMNALLRDMENTPRSNQCNHGRPTWVKLTLKELDALFLRGQ; from the coding sequence ATGCCACGCATTGCCGCCCTGCCCGACCATCTCGTCAACCAAATCGCCGCCGGCGAAGTAGTCGAACGCCCTGCCAACGCCTTGAAAGAAATCGTTGAAAACAGTATCGATGCAGGCGCAACGGCGATTGATGTCGAGCTGGACGGCGGCGGCATCCGCCTGATTCACGTCAGCGACAACGGCGGCGGTATCCATCCGGACGACATCGAACTTGCGCTCCACCGCCACGCCACCAGCAAAATCAAAACCTTAAACGATTTGGAACACGTTGCCAGCATGGGCTTTCGCGGCGAAGGCTTGGCAAGCATCGCCTCCGTCAGCCGCCTGACCCTGACCAGCCGCCAAGAAGACAGTTCGCACGCAACCCAAGTCAAAGCCGAAGACGGCAAACTCAGCAGCCCCACCGCCGCCACCCACCCCGTCGGCACCACCATCGAAGCCGCCGAACTCTTCTTCAACACTCCCGCGCGGCGCAAGTTCCTCAAATCCGAAAACACCGAATACGCCCACTGCGCCACCATGCTCGAACGCCTCGCGCTGGCGCATCCGCACATTGCCTTCTCGCTCAAACGCGACGGCAAACAAGTGTTCAAACTCCCTGCACAAAGCCTGCATGAACGTATCGCCGCCATTGTCGGCGATGATTTTCAGACGGCATCATTGGAAATCGACAGCGGCAGCGGCGCGCTGCGGCTCTATGGTGCGATTGCCAAACCGACTTTCGCCAAAGGTAAAACCGACAAACAATACTGCTTCGTCAACCATCGCTTCGTGCGCGACAAAGTGATGCTCCACGCCGTCAAACAGGCATACCGCGACGTATTGCACAACGCCCTCACCCCTGCTTTCGTCCTCTTCCTCGACCTGCCGCCCGAAGCCGTGGATGTCAACGTCCACCCGACCAAAACCGAAATCCGCTTCCGCGACAGTCAGCAGGTGCACCAACTTGTGTTCCACACGCTCAACAAAGCCCTTGCCGACACACGCGCCAACCTGACCGAAAGCGTCGGCAACGCAGGCGAAGTGTTGCATGACATTACCGGCGTTGTCTCCACCCCAATGCCGTCTGAAAACGACAGCGAAAATCTGTTTGATAGCGTATCCAACTACCCGACAGGCAACAAATCAGATACACACAATGCCTTTGGTTCATCAGGCAAAACCGCGCCCATGCCCTATCAGTCCGCATATGCGCCGCAACAACGCAGCCTGTCCCTGCGCGAAAGCCGCGCGGCAATGAATACTTACGCCGAACTTTACAAAAAAACCGACGACATCGACCTTGAGTTAAGCCGATTCGAGCAGGCACGTTTCGGCAATATGCCGTCTGAAACGCCTGCTCCCCAAACAGATACGCCGCTTTCAGACGGCATCCTGTCCCAATCCGAACTGCCGCCGCTCGGTTTTGCCATTGCCCAACTATTAGGCATCTACATTCTTGCCCAAGCCGAAGACAGCCTGCTGCTCATCGATATGCACGCCGCCGCCGAACGCGTCAACTACGAAAAAATGAAACGCCAACGTCAGGAAAACGGCAGGCTGCAAAGCCAACGCCTGCTTATTCCCGTAACCTTTGCCGCGTCCCACGAAGAATGCGCCGCCCTTGCCGACCATGCTGATGCACTGGCAGGCTTCGGCTTGGAACTGTCCGACATGGGCGGCAATACCCTTGCCGTCCGCACAGTTCCCGCCATGCTCGGCAAAGCCGACGTCGTCTCACTCGCCAAAGACGTATTGGGCGAACTCGCCCAAGTCGGCAGCAGCCAAACCATCGAAGAACACGAAAACCGCATCCTCGCCACTATGTCCTGCCACGGCTCCGTCCGCGCCGGCCGCCGGCTTACCCTGCCGGAAATGAACGCGCTGCTGCGCGATATGGAAAACACGCCGCGCAGCAACCAATGCAACCACGGCAGGCCGACTTGGGTCAAACTGACTTTGAAAGAATTGGACGCACTGTTCTTGCGCGGACAATAA
- a CDS encoding DUF3460 family protein — protein sequence MYHYQSEATQFLNRLIEEKPELEQQRLENRGLLWDVELNPEEQENFEAAKVAKKPYTYYQD from the coding sequence ATGTATCACTACCAATCCGAAGCCACACAATTCCTCAACCGTCTGATTGAAGAAAAACCTGAGTTGGAACAGCAGCGTTTGGAAAACCGGGGGCTTTTGTGGGATGTCGAACTCAATCCCGAAGAACAGGAAAACTTCGAGGCGGCAAAAGTAGCGAAAAAACCTTATACCTATTACCAAGACTGA
- a CDS encoding class I SAM-dependent methyltransferase: MTTHLSNVAPDLQNYLNAIGEPEHPVLTRLREKTGHHRMGKMAIAREQAAVLVWLAKLIRAEKYLEIGVFTGYSSTALALALPEHGRITACDINVTFTDTARQVWNEAGVAHKISLHLQPALLTLDDLIAQGEAGSYDLALIDADKPPTPQYFERCLKLVRQGGIIAIDNILLNGRVMREAASDAPPSVGILKDFNQNLPNDTRIVPITLPVGDGLTLLLKK; the protein is encoded by the coding sequence ATGACGACCCATCTGTCCAATGTCGCCCCCGACCTGCAAAACTATTTGAACGCCATCGGCGAACCCGAACATCCCGTTTTGACGCGGCTGCGTGAGAAGACCGGGCATCACCGTATGGGCAAAATGGCGATTGCGCGCGAACAGGCGGCGGTTTTGGTTTGGCTGGCAAAGCTGATTCGCGCGGAAAAATATCTGGAAATCGGCGTGTTTACCGGATACAGCAGCACCGCGCTTGCATTGGCGCTGCCCGAACACGGGCGGATTACCGCCTGTGACATCAATGTAACCTTTACCGATACGGCGCGTCAGGTTTGGAACGAGGCAGGCGTGGCACATAAAATCAGCCTGCACCTGCAACCTGCATTGCTGACATTGGATGATTTGATTGCACAGGGTGAAGCCGGAAGCTACGATTTGGCACTGATAGACGCAGACAAACCGCCCACGCCGCAATATTTCGAGCGTTGCCTCAAACTTGTCCGGCAAGGCGGCATCATCGCCATCGACAATATTTTGTTGAACGGAAGGGTGATGCGCGAAGCGGCTTCCGATGCGCCGCCCAGCGTCGGCATCCTCAAAGATTTCAATCAAAACCTGCCGAACGATACGCGGATTGTCCCCATCACCCTGCCCGTCGGCGACGGTTTGACCCTGCTTCTGAAAAAATAA
- a CDS encoding tetratricopeptide repeat protein, which yields MKTKLPLFIIWLSVSAACSSPVSRNIQDMRLEPQAEAGSSDAIPYPVPTLQDRLDYLEGTLVRLSNEVETLNGKVKALEHAKTHPSSRAYVQKLDDRKLKEHYLNTEGGSASAHTVETAQNLYNQALKHYKSGRFSAAASLLKGADGGDGGSIAQRSMYLLLQSRARMGNCESVIEIGGRYANRFKDSPTAPEAMFKIGECQYRLQQKDIARATWRSLIQTYPGSPAAKRAAAAVRKR from the coding sequence ATGAAGACCAAATTACCGCTTTTTATCATTTGGCTGTCCGTATCCGCCGCCTGTTCTTCCCCTGTTTCCCGCAATATTCAGGATATGCGGCTCGAACCGCAGGCAGAGGCAGGTAGTTCGGACGCTATTCCCTATCCCGTTCCCACTCTGCAAGACCGTTTGGATTATCTGGAAGGCACACTCGTCCGCCTGTCGAACGAAGTGGAAACCTTAAACGGCAAAGTCAAAGCACTGGAGCATGCGAAAACACACCCTTCCAGCAGGGCATACGTCCAAAAACTCGACGACCGCAAGTTGAAAGAGCATTACCTCAATACCGAAGGCGGCAGCGCATCCGCACATACCGTCGAAACCGCACAAAACCTCTACAATCAGGCACTCAAACACTATAAAAGCGGCAGGTTTTCTGCCGCTGCCTCCCTGTTGAAAGGCGCGGACGGAGGCGACGGCGGCAGCATCGCGCAACGCAGTATGTACCTGTTGCTGCAAAGCAGGGCGCGTATGGGCAACTGCGAATCCGTCATCGAAATCGGAGGGCGTTACGCCAACCGTTTCAAAGACAGCCCAACCGCGCCTGAAGCCATGTTCAAAATCGGCGAATGCCAATACAGGCTTCAGCAAAAAGACATTGCAAGGGCGACTTGGCGCAGCCTGATACAGACCTATCCCGGCAGCCCGGCGGCAAAACGCGCCGCCGCAGCCGTGCGCAAACGATAG
- the purE gene encoding 5-(carboxyamino)imidazole ribonucleotide mutase, with protein sequence MIQIGIIMGSNSDWPVMRQAAQFLEEFGVEYEARVVSAHRTPDLMFQYAETARARGIKAIIAGAGGAAHLPGMVAAKTTVPVLGVPVPSKYLRGEDSLLSIVQMPKGVPVATFAIGEAGAANAALFAVSMLANETPELAQKLADFRAKQEQAVLSMELEQI encoded by the coding sequence ATGATACAAATCGGCATCATCATGGGCAGCAACAGCGATTGGCCCGTTATGCGGCAGGCAGCGCAGTTTCTTGAAGAGTTCGGCGTAGAATATGAGGCGCGCGTTGTTTCCGCACACCGCACCCCGGATTTGATGTTCCAATACGCCGAAACCGCACGGGCGCGCGGCATCAAAGCCATCATCGCGGGTGCGGGCGGCGCGGCGCATTTACCCGGTATGGTTGCCGCCAAGACCACCGTCCCCGTTTTGGGCGTACCCGTCCCCAGCAAATACCTGCGCGGCGAAGATTCGCTTTTATCGATTGTACAAATGCCCAAAGGCGTACCCGTCGCCACATTCGCCATCGGCGAGGCAGGCGCGGCAAATGCCGCATTGTTCGCCGTTTCCATGCTCGCCAACGAAACCCCCGAACTGGCGCAAAAACTGGCAGACTTCCGAGCCAAACAGGAACAGGCTGTTTTGAGTATGGAATTGGAACAGATTTAA
- a CDS encoding LutB/LldF family L-lactate oxidation iron-sulfur protein has product MTTQTIKFHMKPETFKQNAAISLQDKPLRKSLRTAMDMLMTKRKAVLTDEEELQSLRDLCEHVRQRSLSKLPALLEQLEENLTKLGVKVHWAETPAEACEIIHDIITAKNGKLMVKGKSMVSEEIELNHYLEAKGIKAVESDLGEFIVQMAGEKPTHIVMPAIHKTKEQVSELFHQNLGTPLTDDVDQLTGFARKALRDIYSTADVGLSGVNFAVAETGTLCLVENEGNGRLSTTVPPVHIAITGIEKVVAKLSDIPPLYSLLPRSAIGQNITTYFNMITGPRRSEELDGPQEMHLVLLDNGRSQAYAEDQMRRTLQCIRCGACMNHCPVYTRIGGAAYGTTYPGPIGEIISPHLLGLDATRDLPTACTMCGACVEVCPVRIPITEQMQRLRVEAQRSPTETVPHPIRGQGASHTFGEQMAWRTFNGIFSGSKTYRAFGWAATKFRNLTPRKQLGWTQNRVPMKPAKKTLHELMAEKMRQKEQA; this is encoded by the coding sequence ATGACTACGCAAACCATCAAATTTCACATGAAGCCGGAAACTTTCAAGCAAAACGCCGCAATTTCCCTTCAAGACAAGCCTTTGCGTAAAAGCCTGCGTACCGCGATGGATATGCTGATGACCAAACGCAAAGCTGTTTTGACCGACGAAGAAGAGCTGCAAAGCTTGCGCGATTTGTGCGAACACGTCCGTCAGCGCTCATTGTCTAAATTGCCTGCCCTGCTGGAGCAGCTGGAAGAAAACCTGACCAAGTTGGGCGTAAAAGTACACTGGGCGGAAACACCGGCCGAAGCCTGCGAAATCATCCACGACATCATCACAGCCAAAAACGGCAAGCTGATGGTCAAAGGCAAATCGATGGTCAGCGAGGAAATCGAGCTGAACCATTATCTTGAAGCAAAAGGCATTAAAGCGGTGGAAAGCGACTTGGGCGAGTTCATCGTCCAAATGGCAGGTGAAAAACCGACCCATATCGTGATGCCCGCAATCCATAAAACCAAAGAACAGGTTAGCGAACTGTTCCACCAAAACCTCGGCACACCGTTAACGGACGACGTAGACCAACTGACCGGCTTCGCCCGTAAAGCACTGCGCGATATTTACAGCACTGCCGATGTCGGTTTGAGTGGCGTGAACTTCGCCGTTGCTGAAACAGGTACGCTGTGTCTGGTGGAAAACGAAGGCAACGGTCGCTTGAGTACCACCGTTCCGCCCGTGCATATCGCCATTACCGGCATTGAAAAAGTAGTTGCCAAGCTGTCGGATATTCCACCCTTGTACAGTCTGCTGCCGCGTTCTGCCATCGGTCAGAACATTACCACTTATTTCAACATGATTACCGGTCCGCGCCGCAGTGAGGAATTAGACGGTCCGCAAGAAATGCACTTGGTTCTGCTCGACAACGGCCGCAGCCAGGCTTATGCCGAAGACCAAATGCGCCGCACCCTGCAATGTATCCGTTGCGGCGCGTGTATGAACCATTGCCCGGTTTATACCCGCATCGGCGGCGCGGCATACGGCACAACCTATCCCGGCCCGATTGGCGAGATTATTTCCCCTCACCTGTTGGGTCTTGATGCCACCCGCGATCTGCCGACCGCCTGTACCATGTGCGGTGCGTGTGTGGAAGTCTGTCCGGTACGCATCCCGATTACCGAACAAATGCAGCGTTTGCGCGTTGAAGCGCAACGTTCGCCGACCGAAACCGTGCCGCACCCCATCCGAGGGCAAGGCGCATCGCATACCTTCGGCGAACAAATGGCGTGGCGCACATTCAACGGTATTTTCAGCGGCAGCAAAACCTACCGCGCCTTCGGTTGGGCAGCCACCAAGTTCCGCAACCTGACCCCGCGCAAACAGTTGGGTTGGACGCAAAACCGCGTGCCGATGAAACCGGCGAAGAAAACCCTGCACGAACTAATGGCAGAAAAAATGCGCCAAAAAGAACAGGCATAA
- a CDS encoding LutC/YkgG family protein: MSARENILAKLKKADALPMEEPAVFDYYREKGVSWDSEAERLKHWAAAMRAVKTEIYWVTKSNWMQVFREAAEGKGLKNILLPLATEHGQIARAALAGSNIEPIVFEREIDTWKTEFFTNINAGFSGAQCGIARTGTLMLFSSPEEPRTLSLVPPVHFCLFDTSKMYNEFHNAVEGEKLVENGMPTNVFLISGPSKTADIQLTLAYGAHGPRDLVILAILPDHISPTDLEENA, encoded by the coding sequence ATGAGCGCGCGCGAAAATATTTTGGCAAAACTGAAAAAAGCCGATGCCTTGCCGATGGAAGAGCCTGCGGTTTTCGATTATTACCGCGAAAAGGGCGTTTCTTGGGACAGCGAAGCCGAGCGTCTGAAACATTGGGCTGCCGCAATGCGCGCGGTCAAAACCGAAATTTATTGGGTGACGAAAAGCAATTGGATGCAGGTTTTCCGCGAAGCGGCAGAAGGCAAGGGTTTGAAAAACATCCTGCTGCCCTTGGCGACCGAACACGGACAAATTGCCCGTGCCGCATTGGCGGGCAGCAATATCGAACCGATTGTCTTCGAGCGCGAAATCGATACTTGGAAAACCGAGTTTTTCACGAACATCAATGCGGGCTTCAGCGGCGCGCAATGCGGCATCGCCCGCACCGGCACGCTGATGCTGTTTTCCAGCCCCGAAGAACCGCGTACTTTGAGTCTCGTTCCGCCCGTGCATTTCTGCCTGTTCGATACGTCCAAGATGTACAACGAGTTTCATAATGCCGTCGAAGGCGAAAAACTGGTGGAAAACGGTATGCCGACCAATGTATTCCTGATTTCCGGTCCGTCCAAAACCGCAGACATCCAACTGACGCTTGCTTACGGCGCGCACGGTCCGCGTGATTTGGTTATCCTCGCCATCCTGCCCGACCACATTTCCCCTACCGATTTGGAGGAAAACGCATGA
- a CDS encoding (Fe-S)-binding protein: MSATIPPKIIRYDSNPTDVYFFGTCVLDLFMPEAGMDAIALIEQQGIRVHFPMAQSCCGQPAYSSGHPTEAFDVAKAQLDLFPENWPIVVPSGSCGGMMKHHWPTLFKGSEYEERAVDCAGRIIEFTHFLLAIGFKPEDKGEPLKVAVHTSCAARREMNVHLSGWQLIDGMENVERIVHDHESECCGFGGTFSVKQADISGAMVTDKVAALKETGATEIISADCGCMMNIGGKIAKDEPDMPRPKHIASFLLERTGGKA, translated from the coding sequence ATGAGCGCAACCATTCCCCCAAAAATCATCCGATACGACAGCAATCCGACCGATGTCTATTTTTTCGGCACTTGCGTCCTTGATCTTTTTATGCCCGAAGCAGGCATGGATGCCATTGCCCTAATCGAGCAGCAGGGCATACGCGTCCATTTCCCGATGGCGCAAAGCTGCTGCGGCCAGCCTGCCTATTCATCCGGCCATCCGACCGAAGCCTTCGATGTCGCCAAAGCGCAACTTGACCTTTTCCCCGAAAACTGGCCGATTGTCGTACCGTCCGGTTCGTGCGGCGGTATGATGAAACACCATTGGCCGACGCTGTTTAAAGGCAGCGAGTACGAGGAAAGGGCTGTGGATTGCGCCGGCCGCATCATCGAGTTTACCCATTTCCTGCTTGCCATCGGTTTCAAACCCGAAGACAAGGGCGAACCGCTCAAAGTCGCCGTTCACACTTCCTGCGCCGCCCGCCGCGAAATGAATGTCCATCTTTCAGGCTGGCAACTGATTGACGGTATGGAAAACGTCGAACGCATCGTCCACGACCACGAAAGCGAATGTTGCGGCTTCGGCGGCACATTCTCCGTCAAACAAGCCGATATTTCCGGCGCAATGGTAACAGACAAAGTCGCCGCGCTGAAAGAAACCGGCGCAACCGAAATCATCAGCGCGGACTGCGGCTGTATGATGAACATCGGCGGCAAAATCGCCAAGGACGAGCCGGATATGCCGCGTCCGAAACATATCGCATCCTTCTTGTTGGAACGCACCGGAGGCAAAGCATGA
- a CDS encoding MFS transporter: MEKNTLSARAPSPWLPLLLAIAIFMQMLDATILNTALPEIATDLDESPLDMQLAVVAYTLTVALLIPLSGYLADRFGTKKVFFGSIAVFMLGSALCAASGSLFELTLSRVVQGIGGSMLVPIPRLTILRVYDKSKLLNAINYAVMPALIGPVLGPLAGGYLVEYASWHWIFLLNLPIGLLGFILGRNIMPDIKGSNISLDFKGYLIFSAAACLLLLSAESLSHALPPYFALLPLCGGLLFARRYFRHMKTASKPIYSADLFLIRTFRLGLAGNLFSRLGISSIPFLMPLMFQVAFGFGASLSGWLVAPVALSSLLVKPLIAPLMKRFGYRTVLLWNTKLLAAFIMLLALPDGNSPLWIWIFLSLAIGACNSLQFSAMNTLTLADLRPQQTGSGNSLMAVNQQLAISMGIVVGALILKNWTFLIPASSGLHSAFRMTLLSIGGITLASSLVFKRLHVSDGANLTRNTPS; this comes from the coding sequence ATGGAAAAAAACACCCTATCCGCCCGCGCACCATCCCCTTGGCTGCCGCTTCTGCTGGCAATTGCCATTTTTATGCAGATGTTGGATGCGACCATTTTAAATACCGCACTGCCTGAAATTGCCACCGACCTGGACGAATCGCCTCTAGATATGCAACTGGCAGTCGTTGCCTATACGCTGACGGTTGCCCTGCTGATTCCTTTGAGCGGTTATTTGGCGGACAGGTTCGGAACGAAAAAAGTCTTTTTCGGTTCGATTGCCGTTTTTATGCTCGGATCGGCATTGTGCGCCGCATCGGGTTCGCTGTTTGAATTGACGCTTTCCCGTGTCGTTCAGGGCATCGGCGGTTCGATGCTGGTTCCGATACCGCGTCTGACCATCTTGCGTGTGTACGACAAGTCCAAGCTGCTCAATGCCATCAATTATGCGGTTATGCCCGCATTAATCGGGCCGGTTTTAGGGCCTTTGGCGGGCGGTTATTTGGTCGAATACGCTTCGTGGCACTGGATTTTCCTGCTCAACCTGCCCATCGGTCTGCTGGGTTTCATATTGGGACGCAACATCATGCCCGATATTAAAGGCAGTAATATCTCTTTAGACTTCAAAGGTTATCTGATTTTTTCTGCCGCCGCGTGCCTCTTGTTACTTTCGGCAGAAAGCCTGTCGCACGCGCTGCCTCCGTATTTTGCACTGTTGCCGCTGTGCGGCGGACTGCTGTTTGCACGCCGTTATTTCCGACATATGAAAACCGCGTCCAAACCGATTTATTCCGCCGACCTGTTTCTGATACGCACTTTCCGTCTGGGACTGGCGGGCAATCTGTTCAGCCGTCTCGGCATCAGCTCGATTCCTTTTCTGATGCCCCTGATGTTTCAAGTCGCTTTCGGCTTCGGCGCAAGCCTGTCGGGTTGGCTGGTCGCCCCCGTCGCCCTGTCTTCGCTGCTGGTCAAACCGCTGATTGCACCGCTCATGAAACGTTTCGGCTACCGCACGGTACTGCTTTGGAACACCAAGCTGCTTGCCGCCTTCATCATGCTGCTCGCCCTGCCTGATGGAAACTCGCCGCTGTGGATTTGGATTTTCCTCTCGCTGGCGATCGGCGCGTGCAACTCCCTACAGTTTTCTGCCATGAACACACTGACCCTCGCCGATTTGCGCCCGCAACAGACCGGCAGCGGCAACAGCCTGATGGCGGTCAACCAACAGCTTGCCATCAGCATGGGCATTGTTGTCGGCGCATTAATCCTTAAAAACTGGACATTTCTGATACCGGCTTCTTCAGGTCTGCATTCCGCCTTCCGTATGACCCTGCTCAGTATCGGCGGCATTACCCTTGCCTCGTCGTTGGTTTTCAAGCGTCTGCACGTTTCAGACGGTGCAAACCTGACACGGAACACACCGTCCTAA